Proteins encoded together in one Hevea brasiliensis isolate MT/VB/25A 57/8 chromosome 16, ASM3005281v1, whole genome shotgun sequence window:
- the LOC110672339 gene encoding phosphatidylinositol 4-kinase gamma 5 — MAVATFREALSGEYCGNKRLERKSSGRRRVFVQTETGFVLGMELDRIDNAHTVKRKLQLALNVPTEERSLIFGDTVLKNDLSAVRNDSPLLLTKNSMHRSSSTPCLSPTVKDLQQSDQSGPIEILGFSDHFAQVKELVKEIVKAMKIGVDPSPICSGLGGAYYFKNCHGENVAIVKPTDEEPYAPNNPKGFVGQALGQPGLKRSVRVGETGFREVAAYLLDYNHFANVPSTALVKVSHSIFNVNCGVKGNKHQQRTEVSKIASLQQFIPHDFDASDYGTSSFPVAAVHRIGILDIRILNTDRHAGNLLVRKLDGIGRFGQVELVPIDHGLCLPESLEDPYYEWIHWPQASIPFSEDELEYISCLDPLKDSDMLRRELPMIREACLRVLVVCTVFLKEAAAFGLCLAEIGEMMSREFRGHMEEPSELELICIQARSLLGETEYLSYEVKAGDSEEFQFDIDCEGELDLTLNVGEKLEMKPLCPGSSGVNAQTLLSKLMESLEEKDEEEIEDCEGNELTLRTDEYADSMQDHVSTISKMSMLLKSISVGEKSWRHEDVMQKSGYLAGTSSGNRSANEQLAASTTFVKLADLTEREWMQFLEHLQKLLCPAFAHRKSGNVGQRHRQRLGTSCQF; from the coding sequence ATGGCAGTTGCAACTTTTAGAGAAGCCCTTAGCGGTGAATATTGTGGGAATAAGAGATTGGAAAGAAAATCTTCTGGAAGGAGGCGTGTATTTGTTCAGACTGAAACTGGCTTTGTTTTGGGTATGGAATTAGACAGGATTGACAATGCCCATACTGTAAAGAGGAAATTACAGCTTGCCCTTAATGTGCCAACTGAGGAAAGGTCATTGATTTTTGGGGATACAGTGTTAAAAAATGATCTGAGTGCTGTTAGGAATGATTCTCCTCTTCTTCTCACCAAGAACTCCATGCATAGAAGCTCATCTACCCCATGTCTTTCACCTACTGTGAAGGATCTTCAGCAGAGCGACCAGAGTGGTCCAATTGAGATATTAggattttcagatcattttgccCAAGTAAAAGAATTGGTGAAGGAAATTGTAAAAGCAATGAAGATTGGTGTTGATCCTAGTCCTATTTGTAGCGGGCTTGGAGGGGCATACTATTTCAAAAATTGCCATGGTGAAAATGTGGCTATTGTAAAGCCCACAGATGAGGAACCATATGCCCCTAATAATCCAAAAGGCTTTGTTGGCCAAGCTCTAGGGCAGCCAGGCTTGAAACGTTCAGTGAGGGTTGGGGAGACAGGCTTCAGAGAAGTAGCAGCTTACCTTCTCGACTATAATCACTTTGCTAATGTGCCCTCAACTGCCCTTGTGAAGGTCAGCCACTCAATATTCAATGTTAATTGTGGGGTGAAGGGAAATAAGCACCAACAGAGAACGGAGGTTAGCAAAATTGCATCATTGCAGCAGTTTATACCTCATGATTTTGATGCCAGTGATTATGGGACTTCAAGTTTTCCTGTTGCTGCTGTGCATAGGATAGGGATATTAGATATACGGATATTGAACACAGACAGACATGCTGGGAACCTTCTGGTCAGGAAGCTTGATGGGATTGGGAGGTTTGGTCAGGTGGAGCTTGTTCCAATTGACCATGGCCTTTGCCTACCAGAAAGCTTGGAGGATCCTTACTACGAGTGGATCCATTGGCCACAAGCATCCATTCCTTTTTCTGAGGATGAGCTTGAGTATATTAGTTGTCTTGACCCCTTAAAAGATTCTGATATGCTTCGAAGGGAGTTGCCCATGATTCGAGAGGCATGTCTCAGGGTCTTGGTGGTTTGTACAGTTTTCCTCAAGGAAGCAGCAGCTTTTGGTCTCTGTCTTGCTGAGATTGGAGAGATGATGAGTAGGGAGTTTCGAGGCCACATGGAAGAGCCTAGTGAACTTGAGCTTATATGCATTCAGGCGAGGAGTCTGTTAGGGGAGACAGAATATCTttcttatgaggtgaaagcaggagATAGCGAGGAGTTTCAGTTTGACATTGATTGTGAGGGTGAGTTAGATTTGACTTTAAATGTAGGAGAAAAATTGGAAATGAAACCTCTATGTCCAGGGTCCAGTGGTGTAAATGCCCAAACTCTTCTTTCCAAACTGATGGAAAGTCTGGAGGAGAAAGATGAGGAGGAAATTGAAGACTGTGAAGGGAATGAGTTGACTTTAAGAACAGATGAATATGCTGACTCAATGCAGGACCATGTTTCAACCATTTCGAAGATGTCAATGTTATTGAAAAGTATCAGTGTTGGTGAGAAGAGTTGGCGACATGAGGATGTGATGCAGAAGAGTGGCTATTTGGCTGGTACATCATCTGGAAATAGGAGTGCAAATGAGCAGCTTGCTGCGAGCACCACTTTTGTGAAGCTGGCTGATTTGACTGAAAGGGAGTGGATGCAGTTCCTTGAGCATTTACAGAAGTTACTATGTCCAGCTTTTGCTCATCGTAAATCAGGGAATGTTGGTCAGAGGCATAGACAGAGGCTTGGGACATCTTGCCAGTTTTGA